CCTAAAGCTGTAATATAGTTTGATAAAGCATCAATCCATACATATATGCTGTGCTCATTATCTATAGGGCAAGGTATACCCCAGTTTAAACCTTTACGAGTAACAGCTAAATCTTCAAGACCGGGAAGTAAAAAGTTTTTAAGCATCTCGTTTTGTCTCTCTTTAGGCTCTAAAAACTCTGGGTGTTCTTTATAATAATTGATAAGCCAATCTCCAAACTCAGAAAGTTTAAGATAATAGCATTCCTCTTCTTTATATTCTAATTCTTTCTCACAATCAGGGCAGTAACATTTTCCATCATCTTTTTTTACAACCTGACTCTCTGTGAAAAATGCTTCATCACTCACACAATAAAGACCTTTATAAGAGCCTTTGTAAATATATCCTTTATCATAAAGTTGTTTAAATATATTTTGTACTCTTCTTTCATGGTAATCATCTGTTGTTCTTATATAATGACTATAATCTATATGAAGTCTTTTCCACAATTTTTTTGTAGCTTCTACTATATTATCAACATATTCTTTGGGAGTAGTCTTAGCTTCTTCTGCTTTTCTTTGAATCTTCTCTCCATGTTCATCAGTACCTGTTAAAAAATAAACATCATACCCCATTACTTTCTTATATCTCGCCATAGTGTCTGCCGCTATAGTACAGTAACAGTGTCCTATATGTAAATAATCTGAAGGATAATATATTGGAGTTGTGATATAAAATTTTTTGTCTGTCATTTATTATTTCTCCCTAAAACTATACTTAGATAATTATACTAAAATAAATGCTTTTTGTAAAGATAAAATTTTTATATATATTGTTTAGGAGTAATAGATATTGCACACTTTTTAGTTTAAATAAAGTAGGTATTCCTTCTAATTTTAATTAGTACAAATAAAAAAGTAAATATCTATAAAATAATATAAATCATAAAAAATATAATATTAATTATTAATAAATTAAAAAACAAAAAATTATAAACTTTAAAATTTAGATTATAACTTATTATAATTAAAAAAATATATCATAAGAAAATAAGACCATATAAAATAAGAATAGAAACCCTAAAAATATAATCAGGACTCAATAAATAAAAAATTATTAATAAAGTTATTTGAATACAAAGACTTATACATTGTATTCAAACATCTAGTGTAAGAATCGTATCCATCATAATGACATATAAAAAATAATTAAATATATTTTGTAAAAATAATTAGATTAAAAGAGTTTACATTACAGTCACATTTAGTTATATGATATAGTTGTTGAAAGCAAACATAATTTATATAAAAAAGTTTTATGATTAATTGTACTCAAAAATCAACTTTAGAAAATACAAATCATAAATTAGGAAAATATAATAACTTTTTTAATTACATAATAAATACTTAAAATACAATGTGCCAAACTTACATGCAAATAAAATATAAATTTTAGCTTTATTGCCTATTAAATATACAATATAATCTACTTAATTTTTTTACATAACTATTTTAAAATTACAACATTTATATTCTGATAAAATTTTATAATATTACTTTATTAATCCAAGCATATGATTTCTTAATTTATCTCTATATTTTTTTATTGGAATAAACCACACTATTTTATCTATTAATTTTTTTATAAGAATTAATAGTCCATTTATTGTACTCTTTAATTTATTTACATTACCATCCAATTCATTTATTGTATGAGCTAAGATAATATTTCTCATATTAATAAAATGCATATGGTCTTTAATAATATCTTTTTCTTCATAACCTATATTATAAGATTTTTTTTCCGTATCATTTAAAAATATTTTTATTTCTTTAAAATAATTTACCGTAAGCTCACGAGACTCGTCTAAACAATTGTGGTAAATATTACATTTATCTATATCATTTAATATATTTCCTGAATATTCAACTGGTTTATATTTAAAATAATCAAATTTATTTGCAAATTTTCCATATATGATCACCTTTTTTTTCATCAAAGCTGACCAATATGCTGCATGATAAGAATTAGTTAATATAATATTTGATGATGATATAAAATTAACAATGTTTTCAATACTACTACTATTAGTGATAGTTTCATAATCAAAAACTTTTTGAAAAAATGCATGTCTAACTACTCCGATATCTCTTTTA
The genomic region above belongs to Brachyspira sp. SAP_772 and contains:
- a CDS encoding polysaccharide pyruvyl transferase family protein, which gives rise to MLHYIHYIDYKNIGDMLCGYYNFFQDLYKYDIYIHNISNINFQIIKKSDTVIIGGGGLLYNNDSHNHNINRLLDLSNNVIFWSLGFHNRPNQIVKEDIQFNKVALLSIRDYNHESNIKYVPCATCMIPYLDYDSNLIKRDIGVVRHAFFQKVFDYETITNSSSIENIVNFISSSNIILTNSYHAAYWSALMKKKVIIYGKFANKFDYFKYKPVEYSGNILNDIDKCNIYHNCLDESRELTVNYFKEIKIFLNDTEKKSYNIGYEEKDIIKDHMHFINMRNIILAHTINELDGNVNKLKSTINGLLILIKKLIDKIVWFIPIKKYRDKLRNHMLGLIK